From the genome of Clostridium sp. BNL1100, one region includes:
- a CDS encoding transglutaminase-like domain-containing protein, with the protein MTHLINIITNPINIIIILPVLITLVSSLVTRYNRERVIKSFYSIINSVELISGLLIALFLTRGILFDNDNKFFVYIRNHMPETAKASLAANNIYTYLCVAFIVLLIVVLIIKLAMYPLYKHVFGAMAQGIYKVMSSMSSVTRRSIAFVCSIPKAAVSLICISFVLYFFSYYFTVPGLSLWIDDSVVLQGVYKTALKPVIESEIAKKIPVIINDRFVSATMNGQEVKIAENIRDTLDSYNIKVIQYFNGVTLDDAVKSNDEIDKLALELTEGKSGEYDKAKAIYKWITKNIKYDYPKAKQIAVKTEGTKSGSIICYETRKGICFDYSSLFISMCRVNGIKVRLVTGLGYSGLAWGDHAWNQFYDSDQKKWINVDCTFGVTGNYFNSSKFNLDHKGDRVQEEW; encoded by the coding sequence GTGACCCATTTGATAAATATAATTACGAATCCAATTAATATAATAATAATTCTACCCGTTTTAATTACTCTTGTAAGTTCTCTGGTAACAAGATATAACCGCGAAAGAGTAATTAAAAGTTTTTATTCTATAATTAATAGTGTGGAGTTAATCTCAGGCTTGTTAATTGCGCTCTTTTTAACAAGAGGAATACTATTTGACAATGATAATAAGTTTTTCGTATATATTCGTAACCATATGCCTGAAACTGCCAAGGCAAGTCTGGCAGCAAATAATATATATACCTACTTATGTGTTGCTTTTATTGTACTATTGATTGTGGTTCTGATAATCAAGTTAGCTATGTATCCTTTGTATAAGCATGTATTTGGAGCCATGGCACAGGGAATATACAAGGTTATGAGCTCAATGAGCTCTGTGACTCGAAGAAGTATTGCATTTGTCTGTAGTATACCAAAGGCAGCAGTTTCATTAATTTGTATCAGCTTTGTTCTATATTTTTTTTCGTACTATTTTACTGTACCCGGTTTATCACTTTGGATAGACGATTCAGTAGTACTACAAGGAGTTTACAAAACAGCTCTGAAGCCGGTAATTGAATCTGAAATTGCCAAGAAAATACCTGTAATAATTAATGATCGTTTTGTAAGTGCCACAATGAATGGGCAGGAAGTTAAAATAGCCGAAAATATTAGAGATACTCTTGACAGTTACAATATAAAGGTTATTCAGTACTTTAACGGCGTGACTCTTGATGATGCGGTAAAATCAAACGATGAAATAGATAAACTGGCCCTTGAATTGACTGAGGGAAAGTCAGGAGAATATGATAAAGCAAAGGCAATATACAAATGGATAACTAAAAATATAAAATATGATTACCCAAAAGCAAAACAGATTGCTGTTAAGACGGAAGGAACAAAATCAGGGTCTATAATATGCTATGAAACGAGGAAAGGAATTTGTTTTGACTACTCAAGCCTCTTTATTTCAATGTGCAGGGTAAACGGGATAAAGGTAAGGCTGGTTACGGGTCTTGGCTATAGCGGGCTAGCCTGGGGAGATCATGCATGGAATCAGTTTTACGATAGTGATCAGAAAAAATGGATAAATGTAGACTGCACCTTTGGTGTCACCGGAAACTATTTTAATTCTTCAAAATTCAATTTGGATCACAAAGGGGACCGAGTACAGGAAGAATGGTAA
- a CDS encoding YmaF family protein produces MVNHYHFYKFNSLTGEKHSHRLTGYTEYMFGIGLFHFHVYFGTTSFNGHYHIYSGITGLPIKTAHGHKHKIAGRLNMANSHCHYYENYTHENIECTGGKILKRVLS; encoded by the coding sequence ATGGTTAATCACTATCATTTTTATAAATTTAATAGTTTAACTGGTGAAAAGCACTCTCACAGGCTTACGGGATATACTGAATACATGTTTGGTATAGGGCTATTCCACTTTCACGTATATTTTGGAACAACTTCCTTTAACGGGCATTATCATATATATTCCGGAATAACAGGATTACCGATAAAGACTGCTCACGGACACAAGCATAAAATTGCAGGAAGACTCAATATGGCAAATTCACATTGCCATTACTATGAAAATTATACCCATGAAAACATAGAATGTACGGGAGGAAAAATTCTAAAAAGGGTGTTATCTTAA
- a CDS encoding Xaa-Pro peptidase family protein — protein MKEFLTREELENRAKRLCALATDKYPDWDTIIVLGRVNQYYLTGTMQDGILIIKNGGKLMYFARRSYERAKIESPLSDCIYPMNKYSDAAEVCGKLFGNTLLETDIATIEVLNRLRGQFEIGRIYPIKKILSEVRAIKSPYELDAIREAGKRHKYLLEEVVPGILREGMSEVELSAELFEKMLKLGHQGVSRFNSYQTEMIIGQIAFGANSLYPTNFDGPGGMKGLSPAVPLFGSNKTLLKKGDLVFIDVGFCIEGYHSDKTQVYMFGAKPSDELEKTHRQCIEIQKKTASLLKPGNIPSEIYSSIMGCLDSSFLENFMGFGDRRVSFLGHGVGLHVDELPVIAKDFDNPLKEGMVFALEPKKGVPQVGMVGGEDTYIVTPDGGECITGGEKDIITV, from the coding sequence ATGAAAGAATTTTTAACCAGAGAAGAGTTGGAGAACAGGGCTAAGAGACTGTGTGCCTTAGCTACTGATAAATATCCCGACTGGGATACAATAATAGTATTGGGGCGTGTTAATCAGTACTATCTAACGGGGACTATGCAAGACGGAATACTCATAATAAAAAATGGCGGAAAATTAATGTATTTTGCCAGAAGAAGCTATGAACGTGCTAAAATAGAGTCACCTCTATCCGATTGCATATACCCTATGAATAAATACTCTGATGCTGCAGAGGTTTGTGGTAAGTTGTTTGGAAACACACTTTTAGAAACTGATATTGCAACTATTGAAGTACTTAACAGACTTAGGGGTCAATTTGAGATAGGTAGAATCTATCCCATAAAAAAGATATTGTCTGAGGTAAGGGCAATTAAAAGTCCGTATGAACTTGATGCTATAAGGGAGGCTGGGAAACGACACAAATACCTGCTTGAGGAAGTTGTACCAGGCATTCTCAGAGAAGGAATGAGTGAGGTAGAATTATCAGCAGAGTTGTTTGAAAAAATGCTGAAACTTGGACATCAGGGTGTTTCACGATTCAATAGCTATCAAACTGAAATGATAATAGGACAAATAGCTTTTGGAGCAAATTCTCTATATCCTACCAATTTTGATGGGCCCGGAGGCATGAAAGGTTTAAGCCCGGCAGTACCATTGTTTGGCAGTAACAAAACTCTTCTCAAAAAAGGTGATTTGGTTTTTATTGATGTAGGCTTCTGTATTGAGGGATATCATAGTGATAAAACACAGGTTTATATGTTTGGAGCGAAACCTTCAGATGAATTAGAAAAAACACACAGACAATGTATTGAGATACAAAAAAAGACTGCTTCTCTTCTAAAGCCCGGCAATATACCATCTGAAATATACAGCAGTATAATGGGGTGCCTTGATTCTTCGTTTTTAGAAAACTTTATGGGCTTTGGGGATAGAAGAGTCAGCTTCTTGGGTCACGGAGTGGGTCTTCATGTTGATGAACTTCCTGTAATTGCAAAAGATTTTGATAATCCATTAAAAGAGGGCATGGTTTTTGCCCTAGAACCGAAAAAAGGTGTACCGCAAGTGGGCATGGTAGGCGGTGAGGACACATATATTGTTACTCCTGACGGAGGCGAGTGTATTACAGGAGGCGAAAAAGATATTATTACTGTATAG